The following nucleotide sequence is from Stigmatella aurantiaca.
TCGATGCCCCACCTGCCACCACTCCCACTCCGAGCGTTCTGGGCGCAACCCGTTCGGCCTCCCCTTTCACCCTCTGGGACCCTGACTCAGTAGTGCTAATCCCACCTCGCCTGGTAGCCCCAGCCCCCCTTGCCAGCGCAGTTCCTATAGTAACCAGAGCCCATCAGGCCGTGTTTTTGGGTTTGAACAGCTAACAGCATGTCGGCGAGTCGCGCCGAAACCGACCGTGTAGCGGCGCTGCCCAGAAGCCAGAGCTAAGCCCCTGACCTCTCGTGGGAGAGGTCAGGGGCTTCAGAACGGGGTTTTGGTGCAGTCGGGGGCGAAGGCGGCTGGGAGGCGCGCCCCGCTCCCGTCGCCGTTCTAAGCGGCCAGAGCCTGCTTCAAGCTCAGAGGCGATGGTGCCCTCCCCGCTTACTCCACCCTGCCCGTTCGCTCCTTCCTGTAGCGCCCCCCCATCGAATCACCACATCATCACGGGCGCGTCCCCGTGACGATGTGAACGCATGCGTCCATCCGGACGGAGCCGTCTTGGTGGTGCCGGGCGAAGCGTGCCGTGAGGGACTGGCGTGCGGCCTGAAGCGCCGCGTCGCCTGCCTTGGCCAGCAGATCACTAAACGAGGAAAAGGATGCGAGCGCGAAATCCGCCGCCTCCGCAGGCGGCAGCCCGCTTCCAATCGGAAGCCTTCCGCGCCAGTCGTGCGCGTCAAGTCCGCCAAAACCCGCCTGGGCGAGCAGGTGGAGCAACGTGTCCACCCGGGCATAGCGGAACGGCCCGGGCGCATCGGGATCGGTGGGCGGGATGTCGACGGTCTCGGCCACCGCGTCGCGGACGCTCGTCACCCACGCATTGCCTGCCTGAGGGCCCCAGACCGCGAAGGCGAACCGGCCACCCGGCGCAAGCCAGCGGGCCAGGTTGGCGAAGGCAGCGGGAGCGTCCTGGAAGAACATGACGCCGAAGCGCGAGGATAGGCGGTGATAGGGCGCTTCGGGCACCGCCGTCCCCATGTCCGCCACGTCGAAGGCAATCGCGCGCTCTCCGGAAGGGATGCGAGCGCGAGCCGCTTCGATGAGGCTGGGCGTGATGTCGAAGCCGTGAACGGCGCTTCCCGCGGGTGCTTGGCGCAGGATCTCCAACGCCGTCTCGCCGCCGCCGCACCCGATATCGGCGATCCTGCAAGGCGCATCGAGCTGCAGCGCGCGGATCAGCGGTTCATCGACCGGCTTGAGCATCGCCTCCATGCCAGACAGATGGATGCGCCATTTCTCGCCACGCTCAGCGGCCCAACCGGAAGCTCCAGGAGACTCGTTCATGGGAGTATCCTGCCCCTTCGCTCGGCGTGTTGCACCCACGGCCGCAGTGCCTCCTTCGTCAATTTCAAGTCCTTGGCCTTCCTCTCCATGGACACGCCTCTTTGTGCTTCGGCTTACCGCGGGTCAAGGCGCTGAGCGACCGCCGATCTCCGGGAAGCGCTCATAGGCCCGCAGGAGCGCGTCCAGGTGAACTGAGTTGTCCAGGTCGAGCGGCGCGTCCGTGAGCTGCACGACCCAGCCGCCAGATGCCATGCGCCGCGCTCGCGACAGCAGTTCGGCGTCACGAGCGGGGTCCGGGAACCCGATGGCACGTGCGGCAGCGGCAGACCAATAGTTCAGCCACCCCAGGCGATGCGGAATCTCGGGCGAGCGCATGGCCCCAGGGGACTTGATCACCGGCAGCCCCCGGGGAGGGGATTCCAGATCGTCGGGTAGATTCTTCGTCTGACGTGCGATGTCCCAGGCCGCGCTGACCGGAGTCGCGTGCCCCCAGAACGCGCGCCCGTTCTCCGCCACGGCTTCCAGCAAAACCGCAGCAGCAGCGATGCCGTCAGCGGACAGAGGCAGCGCCACATGAAATTCAAACTGCGCTCGGCCGTCAGGACAAAGGCCCGCCGGTATTCCCCACCCTGTTACACTCACGCGAAAGCCGTCATCAGTGCTGCGCAGCGGCGGCATTTCTCCACGGCTGCTTTCCCGGGCAATGAATCCATCGCGATCCGGCAGCGGGAGCAATTGACCTTCATCAGAAATCATCATCCCGATGCGCAAGCCAGGCCGTGCGCGCTCCATCCCATGAACAACTGCCAGAGTGCGGCCATCGTCCCCCGCCAGCGCAGGCGCGTAGACAATCATGCTGATCTGGCTTCTCTGCGTGGCAGGCATTTCAGCACCAATCCATAAGAACGACAACGCCTCGGAGCCGCGGTTCTTGTGTTTCCAACATGGCCTTTTGCGTGGCGCTTCGCACGCCAGCCCGGAAGTCGAATCCGCATGCTCTCGCAAGTTCCCGCTCGACCAAGAAATCACGCACATTCTTTCTGAGCACAATGTCTTGAAGTTCCTGCGGGTACGAGTCGAAATTATCTGTCTTCACTTCCCAAAGCACGCCAGCGACAACTTGCAGAGCGTCGAACGCTTTGCCGTTAACGAGCGCATTAGCGCCACGGAAGGCGTTGAACGGCACATTGTCGGCACACCTGTTATGCAAGGCGTTTCCACCCTTTGGCGCGACTCGTTTGGGGGCGCACTCAGG
It contains:
- a CDS encoding class I SAM-dependent methyltransferase, giving the protein MNESPGASGWAAERGEKWRIHLSGMEAMLKPVDEPLIRALQLDAPCRIADIGCGGGETALEILRQAPAGSAVHGFDITPSLIEAARARIPSGERAIAFDVADMGTAVPEAPYHRLSSRFGVMFFQDAPAAFANLARWLAPGGRFAFAVWGPQAGNAWVTSVRDAVAETVDIPPTDPDAPGPFRYARVDTLLHLLAQAGFGGLDAHDWRGRLPIGSGLPPAEAADFALASFSSFSDLLAKAGDAALQAARQSLTARFARHHQDGSVRMDACVHIVTGTRP
- a CDS encoding DUF5953 family protein is translated as MIVYAPALAGDDGRTLAVVHGMERARPGLRIGMMISDEGQLLPLPDRDGFIARESSRGEMPPLRSTDDGFRVSVTGWGIPAGLCPDGRAQFEFHVALPLSADGIAAAAVLLEAVAENGRAFWGHATPVSAAWDIARQTKNLPDDLESPPRGLPVIKSPGAMRSPEIPHRLGWLNYWSAAAARAIGFPDPARDAELLSRARRMASGGWVVQLTDAPLDLDNSVHLDALLRAYERFPEIGGRSAP
- a CDS encoding DUF6310 domain-containing protein encodes the protein MRYVSAQSNPLGQDWFPPGSAEPRERRPECAPKRVAPKGGNALHNRCADNVPFNAFRGANALVNGKAFDALQVVAGVLWEVKTDNFDSYPQELQDIVLRKNVRDFLVERELARACGFDFRAGVRSATQKAMLETQEPRLRGVVVLMDWC